A region of Clostridia bacterium DNA encodes the following proteins:
- a CDS encoding MBL fold metallo-hydrolase, with protein sequence MKYLYKKITCSLLCIFILIAGVFYNILPDKLVYAQEYDLEVHFVDVGQGDCIIIQLPDGKTMIVDAGDNKNKTEEKILSYIQQNFDGLKYFDYCIVTHTDADHLGSMPEVLEVYPAMTIYRPNVIASLSGFVDPVLAITQDNTITDQNLKLWDDDGIDIEVESKSTVVYKEFIEQAYKSFEIDGKSYTPKVLVSDGRRYNRPQSKPSQDINGDNYLISFYSPLSYQYSDSNNYSNIFIIEYKGFEFFLSGDAEKEAEAAFVETYKNEEFDIDVYKLGHHGSRTSSSSALIELVTKQSKRSQIYGVISCGEGNSYGHPHTEVLDRFLEMGFSQDKLLRTDTMGDIVFEVKKQNGVYNLYYKDSIIPGDTKEFDFFDEIKQFINSIFENMPENAFYIIGVVIIAVIILIVIIIINNQQKSKNIKK encoded by the coding sequence ATGAAATATTTGTATAAAAAAATAACATGTTCTTTATTATGTATTTTTATTTTGATTGCTGGCGTTTTTTATAACATCTTACCTGACAAACTGGTGTATGCTCAAGAATATGATCTTGAAGTGCATTTTGTAGATGTCGGTCAAGGCGACTGTATCATAATACAACTGCCTGATGGAAAAACAATGATAGTTGATGCGGGCGACAACAAAAACAAAACAGAAGAAAAAATCCTAAGCTATATACAACAAAATTTTGACGGACTAAAATATTTTGACTACTGCATAGTTACGCACACTGATGCGGATCACTTAGGAAGCATGCCTGAAGTTTTAGAAGTCTATCCCGCTATGACGATATACCGTCCCAATGTAATAGCATCATTATCCGGCTTTGTGGATCCTGTGCTTGCAATTACGCAGGATAATACTATAACAGACCAAAATCTTAAATTATGGGATGACGATGGAATAGACATAGAAGTTGAGAGCAAAAGCACGGTAGTATATAAAGAATTTATAGAACAGGCATACAAATCATTTGAAATTGACGGAAAATCTTATACGCCCAAAGTTTTGGTAAGCGACGGAAGAAGATATAATCGTCCCCAATCTAAGCCAAGTCAGGATATAAACGGCGATAATTATTTGATTAGTTTTTATTCGCCGTTAAGTTATCAATATTCTGATTCAAACAATTATAGCAATATCTTTATTATAGAATACAAAGGCTTTGAATTTTTCTTAAGCGGTGATGCAGAAAAAGAAGCAGAAGCCGCCTTTGTTGAAACATATAAAAATGAAGAATTTGATATAGATGTATATAAACTTGGACATCATGGAAGCCGAACATCTTCTTCTAGTGCGTTAATTGAACTTGTCACTAAGCAATCCAAAAGGTCGCAGATATATGGCGTAATAAGCTGCGGTGAAGGCAATTCTTACGGACATCCCCACACCGAAGTTTTGGATAGATTTTTAGAAATGGGCTTTTCTCAAGATAAATTGTTAAGAACGGATACTATGGGTGATATAGTGTTTGAAGTAAAAAAGCAAAACGGTGTTTACAATCTATATTATAAAGACAGCATTATTCCAGGCGATACCAAAGAATTTGATTTCTTTGATGAAATAAAGCAATTTATAAATTCAATTTTTGAGAACATGCCTGAAAATGCTTTTTATATAATAGGCGTTGTAATAATAGCAGTTATCATATTGATAGTTATAATAATCATTAATAATCAGCAAAAATCAAAAAATATCAAGAAATAA
- a CDS encoding undecaprenyl-diphosphate phosphatase has translation MTIWEAIILGLIQGLTEFLPISSSGHLVLFQNLFNISESALSFDIVVHLATLISVIAVLFQEIKKLFLNPFSKLTVNIIISAIPAAVIVFVFEAFLKASFGGNYLGWGFMISAIFLLIGDLVSQKPQKWLLGNNGLDQITVGQAFIMGVFQGIAVFPGISRSGSTISAGLVAGQDRETAAKFSFLMSIPVVLGAVVVDIIDIGVVNVDIGAGAIIAGFLSALVSGFFSAKIMLKIVSNHAFWGFSVYLVLMSLLSFLLL, from the coding sequence ATGACTATTTGGGAAGCGATAATTTTAGGATTAATTCAAGGGCTTACAGAATTTTTGCCTATTTCTAGCAGCGGTCATTTGGTTTTATTTCAAAACCTCTTTAATATATCCGAAAGTGCGCTTAGCTTTGATATTGTGGTGCATCTTGCTACATTGATATCAGTAATTGCGGTTTTGTTTCAAGAAATAAAAAAATTATTTCTTAATCCGTTTTCTAAACTTACAGTTAATATCATAATTTCTGCTATACCTGCAGCGGTTATAGTGTTTGTGTTTGAAGCCTTTTTAAAAGCAAGCTTTGGCGGAAACTATTTAGGCTGGGGTTTTATGATAAGCGCAATTTTTTTGCTTATCGGCGATCTTGTTTCGCAGAAGCCTCAAAAATGGTTATTGGGTAACAACGGTTTAGACCAAATTACTGTTGGGCAGGCATTTATTATGGGCGTGTTTCAGGGCATAGCAGTGTTTCCTGGCATATCCCGCAGCGGTTCAACAATAAGCGCAGGACTGGTAGCAGGTCAAGATAGAGAAACTGCAGCCAAATTTTCCTTTTTGATGAGCATACCAGTAGTCTTGGGTGCAGTAGTTGTTGATATAATAGACATAGGCGTTGTAAATGTGGATATAGGCGCAGGCGCAATAATCGCTGGTTTTTTGAGCGCTTTGGTAAGCGGATTTTTCTCCGCAAAAATTATGCTCAAAATTGTATCAAATCACGCCTTTTGGGGATTCTCAGTTTATCTTGTGCTTATGTCTTTATTGTCGTTTTTGCTGCTATGA
- the ychF gene encoding redox-regulated ATPase YchF — MKLGVVGLPNVGKSTLFNAITNAGAESANYPFCTIEPNVGVVNVPDPRLEVLGKLYNTKKITPAVLEFVDIAGLVRGASRGEGLGNKFLSHIREVDAIVHIVRCFDDPNIIHVDGSPNPKRDIETIELELILADMESVTKRIDRASKAAKGGDKQSIQELELLNKIKTALESGKNARSVLSTPEEIELAQSFFLLTTKPVIYCANIGENDIGKETDYVKTVREYAKEQNSEFMVICARIEEELASLDKEEKEQFMEALGLKTSGLEQLIVTGYRLLGLISYLTAGEKEVRAWTITKGTKAPQAAGKIHSDFERGFIRAEIVSYDDLVALGSFNAAKEKGKVRSEGKDYVIKDGDVVLFRFNV, encoded by the coding sequence ATGAAACTGGGTGTAGTGGGTTTGCCCAATGTTGGCAAAAGCACGCTTTTTAATGCAATAACTAATGCCGGTGCAGAAAGCGCCAATTATCCGTTTTGTACTATAGAACCTAATGTAGGTGTAGTCAATGTTCCTGATCCTAGACTTGAAGTTTTGGGAAAATTATATAACACAAAAAAAATAACACCTGCCGTACTTGAATTTGTAGATATTGCCGGACTTGTAAGAGGAGCAAGCCGCGGCGAAGGCTTGGGCAATAAGTTTTTGTCGCACATAAGAGAAGTTGATGCTATTGTTCATATAGTAAGATGCTTCGATGATCCAAATATAATTCATGTTGACGGAAGTCCTAATCCAAAGCGCGACATAGAAACCATAGAGCTAGAGTTAATTTTGGCTGATATGGAAAGCGTAACAAAAAGAATAGACCGTGCTTCAAAAGCGGCAAAAGGCGGAGATAAGCAAAGCATTCAAGAGCTAGAACTTCTTAACAAAATCAAGACTGCTTTGGAAAGCGGAAAAAATGCACGAAGTGTTCTTTCAACACCTGAAGAAATAGAACTTGCTCAATCGTTTTTCCTTTTGACCACCAAGCCCGTAATATATTGCGCTAATATTGGTGAAAATGATATCGGAAAAGAAACTGATTATGTAAAAACTGTGCGTGAATATGCCAAGGAACAAAATTCTGAATTTATGGTCATCTGCGCCAGAATTGAAGAAGAACTTGCCAGCCTTGACAAAGAAGAAAAAGAGCAGTTTATGGAAGCTTTGGGTCTAAAGACCAGCGGACTTGAACAGCTTATTGTTACAGGTTATAGACTTTTAGGCTTAATCAGCTACTTGACTGCTGGCGAAAAAGAAGTAAGAGCGTGGACCATAACCAAAGGTACCAAAGCACCGCAAGCAGCAGGAAAAATTCACAGCGACTTTGAAAGAGGATTTATTAGAGCAGAAATTGTATCTTATGATGATTTGGTTGCTTTGGGCTCTTTTAATGCGGCAAAAGAAAAGGGCAAGGTCAGAAGTGAAGGCAAGGATTACGTAATCAAAGACGGAGATGTTGTTCTGTTTAGGTTTAACGTCTGA
- the hpt gene encoding hypoxanthine phosphoribosyltransferase, producing the protein MSKITKVLIDENTIKQRVKELGEEISRDYAGKDILMIGILRGSVIFFADLIREIKCNVVIDFISVSSYGSSHKTTGEVRMIKDADEAIDGKDVIIVEDIVDTGLTLQYLKKVLSSRNPNSLKVCCLLDKPERRKVEISSDYLGFTIPNEFVVGYGFDYAQKYRNLKDICVLDPKG; encoded by the coding sequence ATGTCTAAAATTACTAAAGTATTAATCGATGAAAACACTATAAAACAACGTGTAAAAGAACTAGGCGAAGAAATTTCTCGTGATTATGCGGGAAAAGACATTCTTATGATAGGAATTTTGAGAGGAAGCGTTATTTTCTTTGCCGACCTTATTAGAGAAATCAAATGCAATGTTGTAATTGATTTTATTTCTGTAAGCAGCTATGGTTCAAGCCATAAAACAACAGGCGAAGTAAGAATGATAAAAGATGCAGACGAAGCTATTGACGGCAAAGATGTTATAATCGTTGAAGATATTGTTGATACCGGCTTAACATTGCAATATCTCAAAAAAGTTTTGTCTTCAAGAAATCCTAATTCTTTGAAAGTTTGCTGTCTTTTGGATAAACCTGAAAGAAGAAAGGTTGAAATCAGTTCAGATTATTTGGGCTTTACAATTCCTAACGAATTTGTAGTAGGCTATGGCTTTGACTACGCACAAAAATACCGCAATTTAAAAGATATTTGTGTATTAGACCCTAAGGGCTAA
- a CDS encoding YabP/YqfC family sporulation protein encodes MSSESNQVLTAKTHTLQCDGRKKLSITGVKEVINANDVLVLIDTSAGVLEITGSEIKIQKYNADEGGLVITGEFSCFKYDQTKTKGFIKRLFK; translated from the coding sequence ATGTCTTCAGAGAGCAATCAGGTTTTGACAGCCAAGACGCATACGTTGCAATGCGATGGTCGAAAAAAGTTATCCATTACGGGTGTAAAAGAAGTTATCAACGCCAACGATGTTTTGGTCTTAATTGATACAAGCGCAGGTGTGCTTGAAATTACAGGCTCGGAAATAAAAATCCAGAAATACAACGCGGACGAAGGCGGGCTTGTGATAACCGGTGAATTTTCTTGTTTTAAGTATGACCAAACCAAAACAAAGGGATTTATAAAAAGGCTGTTCAAATGA
- a CDS encoding MBL fold metallo-hydrolase produces the protein MKLQWLGHASFLLKESTGTAIVTDPYDKKLTGFEMPEVHADIVTSSHSHADHNYFKAIKGSPIILNKPGVTDVLGVQITSIPSFHDDKQGKKRGENLIFKFRIDGIDVCHLGDIGQEVSAELTDQLMPVNILLIPVGGNYTIDAHQAYEYVNVLMPDVVIPMHYKTPDCQIDIEKLDSFIRLFDDDAVIFSEDDILEFERDDFEGNFTKIIIPKRLLKSNML, from the coding sequence ATGAAACTGCAATGGCTGGGGCATGCAAGTTTTTTGCTAAAAGAAAGCACCGGCACGGCAATTGTAACTGATCCATATGATAAAAAACTTACAGGTTTTGAAATGCCCGAAGTACATGCCGACATAGTTACTTCTTCTCACAGCCACGCTGATCACAACTATTTTAAAGCAATAAAAGGTTCGCCAATTATTTTAAACAAGCCGGGTGTAACTGATGTTTTGGGTGTTCAAATTACATCTATACCTAGCTTTCATGATGATAAACAAGGCAAAAAAAGAGGGGAAAATCTAATTTTCAAATTTAGAATTGACGGCATTGATGTCTGTCATTTGGGCGATATAGGACAGGAAGTTTCAGCAGAACTTACTGACCAATTAATGCCTGTTAATATACTGCTCATTCCAGTAGGGGGAAATTATACCATTGATGCTCACCAGGCATATGAATATGTTAATGTATTAATGCCTGATGTTGTAATACCTATGCATTACAAAACACCTGACTGCCAAATAGACATAGAAAAATTAGATTCTTTTATCAGGCTGTTTGACGACGATGCTGTAATCTTTTCAGAGGATGACATTCTGGAGTTTGAGAGAGATGATTTTGAAGGAAATTTCACCAAAATCATAATACCCAAACGCTTATTAAAATCGAATATGCTTTAA
- a CDS encoding Ppx/GppA phosphatase family protein, whose protein sequence is MNAIIDLGSNSVRLMLTGKSFAKMSKVTRIAEGLSTTGILCDAAMDRTLAVLEDYVIYAKQAGAHNIYIFATEAIRAAKNSHEFLKKVLQKIGIEIDVMSGNDEALCGFLGAVSGQSEKGQFLGVVDIGGASTEISIGKNNEITYSKSLSIGTVRLRDLFGLDRKALEKYIKETIQNYGQSKADKFVGIGGTFTSLSSMLLKLKQYDPKIVDNSIIKLKALNTLVNELWIKSDQEIYESYPTLGIERAKVIRYGAVLAQSIMKMLNIENITVSEKDNMEGYCIYKKIPY, encoded by the coding sequence ATGAACGCAATAATCGATTTGGGATCTAATTCAGTAAGGCTTATGCTTACCGGCAAAAGTTTTGCCAAAATGTCTAAAGTGACTCGCATAGCCGAGGGTTTAAGTACAACTGGAATATTATGTGACGCCGCAATGGACCGAACTTTGGCGGTATTGGAAGATTATGTTATTTATGCCAAACAAGCAGGCGCTCATAATATTTATATTTTTGCAACTGAGGCTATACGCGCAGCCAAAAATTCGCATGAGTTTTTAAAAAAGGTCTTACAAAAAATCGGAATTGAAATAGACGTCATGAGCGGCAATGATGAGGCTTTGTGCGGTTTTTTGGGCGCGGTCAGCGGTCAAAGTGAAAAAGGACAATTTTTAGGCGTAGTTGACATCGGCGGAGCAAGCACCGAGATAAGTATTGGAAAAAACAATGAGATTACATATTCTAAAAGTTTGTCCATAGGAACGGTAAGACTTAGAGATTTGTTTGGTCTGGATAGAAAAGCCTTAGAAAAATATATAAAAGAAACTATTCAAAATTACGGTCAATCAAAAGCCGATAAATTTGTAGGGATAGGCGGAACATTTACTAGTTTATCTAGCATGCTTTTAAAATTAAAGCAATACGATCCTAAAATCGTAGATAACAGTATAATTAAGCTAAAAGCTTTAAACACGCTTGTTAATGAGTTGTGGATCAAATCAGATCAAGAAATATATGAGTCATATCCTACTTTGGGCATTGAACGCGCCAAAGTCATTAGATATGGTGCTGTTTTGGCACAATCAATTATGAAGATGTTGAATATCGAGAACATAACTGTAAGCGAAAAAGATAATATGGAAGGATATTGTATTTATAAAAAAATACCCTATTGA
- a CDS encoding Veg family protein, which produces MRKPIYEMESVKQKILELKGKAIKLTVHRGRKRYVKYTGILEEIYPSVFTVRINEHKSMDIITYSYSDVLCGDVKISVPDVMSAT; this is translated from the coding sequence ATGAGAAAACCTATTTATGAAATGGAATCTGTAAAGCAAAAGATATTAGAGTTAAAAGGAAAAGCAATAAAGCTTACAGTTCATCGTGGCAGAAAACGCTATGTTAAATATACAGGAATATTAGAAGAAATCTATCCTTCTGTTTTTACAGTCAGAATAAATGAACATAAATCTATGGATATTATCACTTATTCTTATTCGGATGTTTTGTGCGGAGATGTCAAGATTTCTGTGCCTGATGTAATGTCAGCCACATAA
- the rho gene encoding transcription termination factor Rho, with protein sequence MDKVYNRSTLADMGIFELREYARRVGVDSPTMYKKDVLIDKIIAVLQGEIAPKPRSNRGRPPKPLITNTTNAATTPTDSSYINTPVISLGKTPAVLNDSATNDYDEFEEREGILEIHNDGYGFLRVHNYEPGDKDAYISNQLIKKYRLRKGDLIKGQVRKIREDKQIAVFNIISVNGVNPDEIAKRPNFDDLIPIYPNERFKLELPNSKYDIAIRSIDLIAPIGKGQRGMIVSPPKAGKTTILKKIANSIAINHPEVHLIVLLIDERPEEVTDMQRSIKGEVIYSTFDESPDHHTRAAELVLARAKRLVEMNKDVVILLDSLTRLARAYNLTIPPTGRTLSGGIDPGALYSPKRFFGSARNIENGGSLTIIATALIDTGSRMDDVIYEEFKGTGNMEIHLDRRLSEKRIFPAIDLAKSSTRREELLLSQKELEGIWSIRKILSVGDTQEATEQLIAMMSKTNNNIEFIDNLQLWLKNL encoded by the coding sequence ATGGACAAAGTTTACAACAGGAGTACCCTTGCCGATATGGGCATTTTTGAACTCAGGGAATATGCTAGACGTGTCGGAGTGGATTCTCCCACTATGTACAAAAAAGATGTATTGATTGATAAAATAATCGCGGTGCTACAAGGCGAGATAGCCCCTAAGCCCAGATCAAACAGAGGCCGTCCTCCTAAGCCGCTTATAACCAATACAACTAATGCTGCCACAACACCTACAGATTCTTCTTATATAAATACTCCGGTAATTTCCCTTGGTAAAACCCCTGCTGTTTTAAACGATTCAGCTACTAATGATTATGATGAATTTGAAGAACGTGAAGGAATTTTGGAAATTCATAATGACGGTTATGGTTTTTTGAGAGTTCACAATTATGAACCGGGCGATAAAGATGCATATATTTCCAATCAGTTAATAAAAAAATACCGCCTAAGAAAAGGCGATTTAATAAAAGGTCAAGTCAGAAAAATTCGCGAAGACAAACAAATTGCAGTTTTTAATATCATAAGCGTTAACGGTGTAAATCCTGATGAAATTGCAAAACGACCCAACTTTGATGACTTAATTCCTATTTATCCTAATGAAAGATTTAAACTTGAACTTCCCAATTCAAAATATGATATAGCAATAAGAAGCATAGACTTAATAGCACCTATTGGAAAAGGTCAGCGCGGTATGATAGTCAGCCCTCCTAAGGCGGGTAAAACAACGATTTTGAAAAAAATTGCCAATTCTATAGCTATCAACCATCCCGAAGTACATCTTATAGTTTTGCTGATAGATGAACGTCCCGAAGAAGTTACCGATATGCAGCGTTCTATTAAAGGTGAAGTTATATATTCAACATTCGATGAAAGTCCAGACCATCATACTAGGGCTGCCGAACTTGTTTTGGCAAGGGCAAAGCGTCTTGTAGAAATGAACAAAGATGTAGTCATTTTGCTAGACAGTCTTACAAGATTGGCACGTGCTTATAACCTTACCATTCCTCCAACAGGAAGAACGTTAAGTGGCGGTATTGATCCAGGCGCATTATACAGTCCAAAGAGATTCTTTGGTTCTGCGCGTAATATAGAAAATGGCGGAAGTCTTACAATAATCGCTACAGCCTTGATTGATACAGGTTCCAGAATGGACGATGTAATTTATGAAGAGTTTAAAGGTACGGGCAACATGGAAATTCACCTAGACAGACGCCTCAGTGAAAAACGTATATTCCCTGCAATTGATCTTGCAAAAAGCAGTACAAGACGCGAAGAATTGCTGTTATCTCAAAAAGAGCTTGAAGGTATCTGGTCTATACGAAAGATTTTGTCAGTAGGCGATACACAAGAAGCTACAGAACAACTGATTGCTATGATGTCAAAAACAAATAATAATATAGAATTTATTGATAATCTTCAGCTTTGGTTAAAAAATCTTTAA
- a CDS encoding DUF3794 domain-containing protein: MASEQIYEKIIPEHFKNVTPNQVAIEARLQPETDAKIAKILTISCDSDILSYEALAGEVRYNGRANFKVLFVDTDGATNSMDYNADFSDKVVDEAIMPSSELLIEA, encoded by the coding sequence ATGGCATCAGAGCAAATATATGAAAAAATTATTCCGGAGCATTTTAAAAATGTTACTCCAAATCAGGTCGCTATTGAGGCAAGGCTTCAGCCCGAAACAGATGCAAAAATAGCCAAAATTTTGACTATTTCATGCGACAGCGATATTTTATCTTATGAGGCGCTGGCAGGCGAAGTTCGTTATAACGGCAGAGCTAATTTCAAAGTGCTGTTTGTCGATACGGACGGAGCAACCAACAGCATGGATTATAATGCCGATTTTTCAGACAAAGTTGTTGACGAAGCCATAATGCCTTCAAGTGAATTGCTGATAGAAGCTCA
- a CDS encoding zinc-ribbon domain-containing protein, whose protein sequence is MPDKKLVCRDCNKEFLFTEGEQQFYAEKGFTNEPTRCPECRKAKKQRFNNSDRGYRR, encoded by the coding sequence ATGCCCGATAAGAAGCTAGTTTGCAGGGACTGCAACAAAGAGTTTTTGTTTACCGAAGGCGAACAACAATTCTATGCAGAAAAAGGCTTTACCAATGAGCCCACAAGATGTCCCGAATGCAGAAAAGCAAAAAAGCAAAGATTCAATAACTCAGACCGTGGTTATAGAAGATAA
- the yabQ gene encoding spore cortex biosynthesis protein YabQ: MTINEGQGLIFLAFLFGGIVIGLVCELTYTFKVISSNKIYIFILDFLVMLIIGAGLVLWAFLINYGEIRFYSFLSYILGVFLLKAILGKHFESFRKIVYNQFCRLFKDNNEQGKK, from the coding sequence ATGACAATCAACGAAGGGCAAGGACTTATTTTTCTTGCGTTTTTGTTTGGCGGGATTGTGATTGGACTTGTATGCGAACTTACATATACATTTAAGGTTATCTCGTCTAACAAAATATATATTTTTATATTAGATTTTTTGGTAATGCTCATAATCGGAGCTGGGCTTGTGTTATGGGCATTTTTGATAAATTACGGGGAAATTCGCTTTTATTCCTTTTTATCTTACATTTTAGGTGTTTTTTTATTAAAGGCTATTCTAGGCAAACATTTTGAGAGCTTTCGTAAAATAGTGTATAATCAATTTTGCAGACTTTTCAAAGACAATAACGAACAAGGCAAAAAATAG
- the tilS gene encoding tRNA lysidine(34) synthetase TilS, with protein MNVITDFFSKGQKIGLAVSGGMDSMALLHWFFENKQKLGISIVVINIDHDIRSTSYEDSAFVQDYCQKIDVPCLFYKLDRQKLFKNNVENSARLERYAIFHELIEKKEVDYIATAHHAKDNAETVLLHLFRGCGLKGAGGISLKTPKGIIRPLLYTPKEEIIQYINDNNIPYVTDETNLCTDYDRNFIRLEILPKIEERFKEAVKNINSFSKTAKVDNEFIEQYVPGQKVNNNELFIPLEHFNFKDSIINREILNSLNSLGIHYDIDSSHIELVKSLVLRPAGTKLDIKNGIIALRDYNGITLIDKSNLENDEFLDFSVPFGTGKIKLPNGVLEVELMKNDFDDINFLKNLQEQYLDADTLPSDCVIRFRRAGDCINKFGGSGKVSLKEYFIDKKILARKRNRVPLLAKKNQIYAIIGISVSQEVKITSQTQNIYKLKFLEEQ; from the coding sequence ATGAATGTAATCACTGATTTTTTTTCAAAAGGACAAAAAATAGGCCTGGCGGTAAGCGGCGGCATGGATTCCATGGCGCTGCTTCATTGGTTTTTTGAAAACAAACAAAAACTTGGAATCAGCATTGTCGTTATTAATATAGACCATGACATCCGCTCAACATCTTATGAAGATAGTGCTTTTGTACAAGACTATTGCCAAAAAATAGATGTTCCTTGTCTTTTTTATAAACTAGATAGACAAAAGCTGTTTAAAAACAATGTGGAAAACTCGGCGCGTCTAGAAAGATATGCTATTTTTCATGAATTAATAGAAAAAAAAGAAGTTGATTATATTGCGACAGCGCATCATGCTAAAGACAATGCTGAAACCGTTTTGCTGCATTTGTTTCGCGGCTGCGGACTAAAGGGCGCTGGCGGAATAAGCCTAAAAACCCCAAAGGGAATAATAAGACCGCTTTTATATACGCCTAAAGAAGAAATTATTCAATACATCAATGACAATAATATACCTTATGTTACTGACGAAACCAATCTTTGCACGGACTATGACAGAAATTTTATAAGACTAGAAATTTTGCCCAAGATTGAAGAACGCTTTAAAGAAGCTGTCAAAAATATAAATTCATTTTCTAAGACTGCCAAAGTAGATAATGAATTTATAGAACAATATGTCCCTGGTCAAAAAGTCAATAATAATGAATTGTTTATACCTTTAGAGCACTTTAACTTTAAAGACAGTATAATCAATCGTGAAATACTCAACTCACTTAACTCTTTGGGCATCCATTATGATATCGATTCTTCTCATATTGAGCTAGTAAAATCTCTTGTTCTAAGGCCTGCAGGAACTAAGCTGGATATAAAAAACGGAATAATAGCTTTAAGAGATTATAACGGCATAACACTTATTGATAAATCAAATCTAGAAAATGACGAATTCTTAGATTTCAGTGTACCTTTTGGTACAGGAAAAATAAAACTTCCTAATGGTGTTTTGGAAGTTGAGTTAATGAAAAATGATTTTGATGACATCAATTTTTTAAAAAATTTACAAGAGCAGTATCTGGATGCAGATACATTGCCTTCTGACTGCGTCATCAGGTTTAGAAGAGCAGGCGATTGTATAAATAAATTTGGCGGAAGCGGGAAAGTATCGCTAAAAGAATATTTTATCGACAAAAAAATATTAGCAAGAAAGCGTAATAGGGTACCTTTATTAGCGAAAAAAAATCAGATATATGCTATAATAGGAATATCTGTTAGCCAAGAGGTAAAGATTACAAGCCAAACACAAAACATATATAAGCTGAAATTTTTGGAGGAACAGTAA
- a CDS encoding DUF1934 domain-containing protein, whose product MKERQYSAKIILDTYENGNRALRIDTDGIVTFRGVGVFVDFQNEDYKTTIGFSEDTVTLTRIGEQSYTIILTKNQVKEFFIDTGYGLLPIKVTTHDISYKQEDNIINLVMEYSLKADALTESMKNKLILKCVFGGAL is encoded by the coding sequence ATGAAAGAAAGGCAATATTCTGCTAAAATTATTCTTGACACTTATGAAAATGGCAATCGTGCTTTGAGAATCGACACTGACGGAATAGTTACTTTTAGAGGCGTCGGTGTTTTTGTAGACTTTCAAAATGAAGATTATAAGACAACGATAGGTTTTTCTGAAGACACGGTCACCTTGACCAGAATCGGAGAGCAATCCTATACAATTATATTAACCAAAAATCAAGTTAAAGAATTTTTCATAGATACAGGCTATGGCTTGTTGCCGATAAAGGTAACAACGCATGATATTTCTTATAAACAGGAAGATAATATAATTAATCTAGTCATGGAATATTCGCTTAAAGCCGATGCGCTAACAGAAAGTATGAAAAATAAATTAATTCTTAAATGTGTCTTTGGAGGAGCATTATGA
- a CDS encoding septum formation initiator family protein, translating into MSAREKKRQLITVAAVSLLVIMLIALTINIITIFRLKARQEELRKKLSELNLLSERIDNELASRLEKDYIEKYAREKLELTEDGEIVFVPKK; encoded by the coding sequence ATGTCCGCAAGAGAAAAAAAACGACAGCTTATTACTGTTGCCGCCGTAAGCCTTTTGGTAATAATGTTAATTGCTCTTACTATCAACATTATTACAATATTTAGGCTGAAGGCAAGACAAGAAGAGTTGCGAAAAAAACTCAGCGAATTGAATTTGTTGTCAGAAAGAATAGACAATGAACTTGCAAGCCGTTTAGAAAAAGATTATATTGAAAAGTACGCAAGAGAAAAATTGGAGTTGACAGAAGATGGGGAGATTGTATTTGTCCCCAAAAAGTAA